In bacterium, a genomic segment contains:
- a CDS encoding NAD+ synthase gives MIRIGLAQFNAHVGDIPGNAGRIAAIVRDAEKRRVDVLLFPELAVSGYPPEDLLLKPHFVRACEAAVIDIARACRRLVAIVGAPILRADVHNAAFVLAGGEVAGVYRKIHLPNYGVFDERRYFAPGDEGLVLAAGEARLGLTVCEDIWIGDGPHVDEARAGAQAILNISASPFHAKKTQSREQMLAQRAADHGAFLAFCNLVGGQDELVFDGASCVIDPDGRVIARAPCFAEALLIVDIDPRESPRGRLRDPRLRGGRRDLQHVERPVVTREIAFPAPRKRASAKPAVAPIPDEIDVTQAALETGLSDYVRKNGFANVVIGLSGGVDSAYVAALACRALSPEKVLGVFMPSPYSSGESRADARRLAKNLGMRLVEIPIHEAMESYDAMLAGIFKRARKDQTEENIQARIRGMLLMAVSNKLGHLVLATGNKSEMSCGYATLYGDMCGGFAPIKDVSKTTIYALCERLNARAGRDMIPANIIEKAPTAELRPGQRDTDTLPEYAVLDRILSAYVEEEKSYGEIVEAGFDADVVAKVIRMVNASEYKRRQAAPGIKVTPLAFGKDRRLPITNGYAALEVGARPATKPKRPKKAADA, from the coding sequence ATGATTCGAATCGGCCTGGCCCAGTTCAACGCGCACGTGGGCGACATTCCCGGAAACGCGGGCCGCATCGCCGCGATCGTCAGGGACGCCGAAAAACGCCGTGTGGACGTGCTGTTGTTTCCCGAGCTGGCCGTGTCCGGCTATCCCCCCGAAGACCTGCTGCTGAAACCGCATTTCGTGCGCGCGTGCGAGGCGGCCGTTATCGATATCGCGCGCGCGTGCCGCCGTCTCGTTGCGATCGTCGGCGCGCCGATCCTGCGCGCGGACGTTCACAACGCGGCGTTCGTCCTGGCGGGCGGCGAGGTGGCGGGCGTGTATCGCAAAATCCATCTGCCGAATTACGGCGTGTTCGACGAGCGGCGCTACTTCGCGCCCGGGGACGAGGGACTCGTGCTCGCGGCCGGCGAGGCGCGCCTTGGCCTGACGGTGTGCGAGGATATCTGGATCGGCGACGGCCCCCACGTGGACGAAGCCCGCGCCGGCGCGCAGGCGATCCTGAACATCTCCGCCTCGCCCTTCCACGCGAAAAAAACTCAGAGCCGCGAGCAGATGCTCGCGCAGCGCGCGGCGGATCACGGCGCCTTCCTCGCATTCTGCAACCTCGTCGGCGGGCAGGACGAGCTGGTGTTCGACGGCGCTTCGTGCGTCATCGATCCGGACGGCCGCGTCATCGCGCGCGCACCGTGCTTCGCGGAGGCGTTGCTCATCGTGGATATCGATCCGCGCGAGTCGCCGCGCGGCCGACTGCGGGATCCGCGCCTGCGCGGCGGGCGGCGCGATTTGCAGCACGTCGAACGCCCTGTGGTAACGCGCGAGATCGCCTTTCCGGCGCCGCGTAAACGCGCGTCGGCGAAGCCGGCCGTCGCGCCGATCCCGGACGAAATCGACGTGACGCAGGCCGCGCTCGAGACGGGTCTTTCGGACTACGTGCGCAAGAACGGCTTCGCGAACGTGGTCATCGGGCTGTCCGGCGGCGTCGATTCGGCGTACGTGGCGGCGCTGGCGTGCCGCGCGCTTTCGCCCGAAAAGGTGCTCGGCGTCTTCATGCCCTCGCCGTATTCCTCCGGCGAAAGCCGCGCCGATGCGCGCCGCCTCGCGAAAAATCTGGGGATGCGCCTTGTGGAGATTCCGATTCACGAAGCGATGGAATCGTACGACGCGATGCTCGCCGGCATCTTCAAGCGAGCGCGCAAGGATCAGACCGAGGAGAACATCCAGGCGCGCATCCGCGGCATGTTGCTGATGGCGGTGTCGAACAAGCTCGGGCATCTGGTTCTCGCCACCGGCAACAAGAGCGAGATGAGCTGCGGCTACGCGACGCTCTACGGCGATATGTGCGGAGGATTCGCGCCGATCAAGGACGTGTCAAAAACGACGATCTACGCCTTGTGCGAACGCCTGAACGCGCGCGCGGGGCGCGACATGATCCCCGCGAACATCATCGAGAAAGCGCCGACGGCGGAGCTTCGCCCCGGCCAGCGCGACACCGACACGCTGCCGGAATACGCGGTGCTCGACCGCATCCTTTCGGCCTACGTCGAGGAAGAAAAATCGTACGGCGAAATCGTGGAGGCGGGCTTTGACGCGGACGTCGTCGCCAAGGTCATCCGCATGGTGAACGCCAGCGAATACAAAAGGCGGCAGGCCGCGCCGGGCATCAAGGTCACGCCGCTGGCGTTCGGAAAGGATCGCCGCCTGCCGATCACGAACGGCTACGCCGCCCTGGAGGTCGGCGCAAGGCCCGCGACGAAACCGAAGCGGCCCAAGAAGGCGGCCGATGCCTGA
- a CDS encoding SRPBCC family protein, translating into MKTRLPLVSILVSAVVLTAVSFAVAAPEFVPVPDITKYLTPENLKDLQSGEVVKENMLEQKEGKDSGRGIAIVLVKAPKAQVLKALDDFETFPEWMPNTKKTKVVRRDGDRVDVLFELSIVGNKVSYTVIHEVKPEEGYIRWRLDDAKPKKNVEDSVGAWVLRENGDNQTIVAYTVAVDTGMSVPKFIQNWLTKKSLTSVVKAVRDRVESMPPPAADAGE; encoded by the coding sequence ATGAAAACACGCCTGCCCCTGGTTTCGATTCTCGTTTCGGCCGTCGTTTTGACCGCCGTTTCGTTCGCCGTCGCGGCGCCGGAGTTTGTGCCAGTCCCTGACATCACCAAATACCTGACGCCGGAAAACCTGAAGGACCTGCAAAGCGGCGAGGTCGTCAAGGAAAACATGTTGGAGCAAAAGGAAGGCAAGGACTCCGGGCGCGGCATCGCGATCGTGCTCGTCAAGGCGCCGAAAGCGCAGGTGTTGAAAGCGCTTGACGACTTCGAGACCTTCCCCGAGTGGATGCCGAACACGAAAAAAACCAAAGTCGTGCGTCGCGACGGCGACCGCGTGGATGTTCTTTTCGAGCTGTCGATCGTCGGCAACAAGGTGAGCTATACGGTCATTCACGAAGTGAAACCGGAGGAAGGCTACATCCGCTGGCGCCTGGACGACGCGAAGCCGAAAAAGAACGTGGAAGACTCCGTCGGCGCCTGGGTGCTTCGCGAAAACGGCGACAATCAGACCATCGTCGCTTACACCGTGGCCGTCGATACCGGCATGTCCGTGCCCAAATTCATCCAGAACTGGTTGACGAAAAAAAGCCTGACGAGCGTCGTCAAGGCCGTGCGCGATCGCGTCGAGTCGATGCCGCCCCCGGCCGCGGATGCCGGGGAATGA